A single region of the Thermoanaerobacterium aotearoense genome encodes:
- the thiD gene encoding bifunctional hydroxymethylpyrimidine kinase/phosphomethylpyrimidine kinase, translating to MKKLLTIAGSDSIGGAGIEADLKTFCALGVYGMCVITAVTAQNTVGVFDVREMDADIIKKQIDCVFDDTEVDAVKIGMVSSQEIIDAIASSLKRWNPKNVVLDPVMISKSGYYLLKKDAIDALKTKLLPMADIITPNIPEACELTGMNIEGIEDMKEAAKKIIDMGVKAVVVKGGHSVENATDVFYDGNEFLILPQERIDTKNIHGTGCTYSSAIAAYLGKGLNLKDAVKSAKSYITEAIKNSLEVGKGVGPVGHLVDLYRKAGIDYED from the coding sequence GTGAAGAAGTTACTTACAATTGCAGGCTCAGACAGCATTGGCGGTGCTGGCATAGAGGCAGATTTAAAGACGTTTTGTGCCCTTGGAGTATACGGCATGTGCGTCATTACGGCAGTGACGGCACAGAATACTGTAGGTGTTTTTGATGTGAGGGAGATGGATGCAGATATCATAAAGAAGCAGATTGATTGCGTATTTGATGATACAGAGGTGGATGCCGTAAAGATCGGCATGGTATCAAGCCAAGAGATCATTGACGCCATTGCATCATCTCTTAAAAGATGGAATCCGAAGAATGTCGTATTAGACCCTGTAATGATATCGAAAAGTGGGTATTACCTTCTTAAGAAGGATGCCATAGACGCTTTAAAGACAAAACTTTTGCCTATGGCAGATATAATAACGCCAAATATACCAGAAGCATGTGAACTCACCGGAATGAATATTGAGGGAATTGAAGACATGAAGGAGGCTGCAAAGAAAATCATCGACATGGGTGTAAAAGCTGTCGTTGTAAAAGGCGGTCATTCTGTAGAAAATGCTACTGATGTATTTTACGATGGAAATGAATTTTTAATCCTGCCACAGGAGAGGATCGATACTAAAAACATACATGGGACAGGATGCACGTACTCTTCTGCTATTGCTGCATACCTAGGCAAAGGATTAAATTTAAAAGATGCAGTTAAGAGTGCAAAAAGCTACATAACAGAAGCTATTAAAAATTCTCTTGAGGTAGGGAAAGGTGTAGGACCTGTTGGACATTTAGTAGATCTTTACAGGAAAGCAGGCATAGACTATGAAGATTAA